The segment TTGGGGAGAAAGATCTCTTAATGCCATTGTAtgaagagggatagctcagtggtttgagcattagcctgctaaacctagggttttgagttcaatccttgagggggctatttaggatctggggcaaaaatttgtctggagattggtcccagtctggggttggactagatgacctcctgaagtcacttccaaccccaatattctacAATTCTAAGAGCTTTTTACCAGTGGAAATCTGGTTGAAAGAATAGGCCAGATCATGAGCTGATGTACATCAGCAGAGTTCCATTGCTGGAGTTTTACAGCAGcggagaatttggcccaaggaAGTAGGAACACTCCCTCTTAAATAGGGAcaactggattttttaaaaatcacggTTGCAACGGACCATTAAAACAGGCTCTAATAACTCTGAATACAAAAATTAATGTCCATGACCTAAATGAAGTCTGATGGCACAGGAAGGATTCAGGTTGAGAATGGGAGCCTCATCTTCGCACCAGGCTTTGAAGCATTTTTGCTTTTACATTCTGAAGTTGTCGCTCAGTCACCTACACACTGCCCATTGCCCTGAAGAAGGCAGGCATGGCAGGGGAGCACAGACTGAGCTGTGCGTACCCCTCAGTACTAGATGGAGGAGAGATACAGAGGCAATCCGTGAAACACATGCTTGTTTAAAAGGAtgtctgcagctcagggattAGGTGCCAAATTTTtaggttttacacacacacatgcttttgAAAAACCTAATGCTAAGAGAAATGTCATTGCTTAAAAACTCACTGAAGGCTTCCTTGGCCATGAAGATTCCCCCTGCAGTGTCATGAGCTGAAAGTAAACAGCAGAACAATAGAGCACAAGGACTGCAAAGTGAAACTGGCTGCTGGTCCTATTCTGCTGTCCTTTTGCAAACAACTTGCACTGGTTATTAGGTTGCATTGAGAGCCCGGTTCTGATACCGCTGCTTACCTGAAAAGTAGCACTTCCATGGAAGTAAATGGAACTATTTATCTGGAGCAAGGTGCTACTCAACTGGGGTGATCAGAATCAGGCAGTGAAAGCTTTGCttaagcagggaggggaaggtcagATCCTacttaaactgtaagctctttgaggcagggaccatgtctttgttatgtgtttgtactgtgcctagcacagtgtagtccatgactggggctcctacatGCTATCATAATACAAATTATATAAAATTTACGTGAAATTAAGCAGGTTAATTTCACTGTCTCCATGGAGTAAAGTATAGGTACCAGCACAGATGGTGATAAGCAAAACACAGACTGATAAATAAATCAGACTTTTTGAGTCATCTTGTgaaggcttttaaaaataaaattatatatagatTTTTATCTCTACAATGTCCCTTAAAGTTTTAAGAGAGAGATGCCTTAAAGATTACATCTTCCAGGGCCTACAACAGAAATAGAATTAAACTGATCTCTGCTATAAAAACAAACCTATATGAAGAATAAACTTCCAAGACCCCAGGAGGAGAAATGTGACTGGAGACTAATCCACTAAAAGAATGGTGACATTTCTGGTGTGCAGCAAACCAGCTCATCAGAGTTCCCCCAAACTATAAAAGTGGTAACAGCTCTGCTACTCTCATGCAGAAAAGTCTGTCTCCATTCTACTTTCTCATTCGCTTCTTGTTCTTTACCTACTGAATGGCTTTGCAGTGCTGAAGTAGGTGAGGTAGAGGGTAAAAGCCAGTTTATAAAGGGAGTGGTATTGAACGTGAGGATCAGGGGTATAAATCCATAGAAATCCAGTTCAGGATTATTCCCGCTTGTTGCTAATGGACAGTGCTGCCTCGGTCTGTTTCTGCCACAAGCACAGATGTTGTTAGCTGGTGATGTTGGTCACAGTGAATCACGTGGAAGGACGGGTGGAAAGCCCAGGATGGCGCTGCATTGCCCCCCCGATAGGGCTTCCTCTTGGGCATCTGTGCAGAGCAAAGTCTAGATCTGATGCAAGCGCCCCCCTTTTATTATAAGAACAATATGCAAGGCCATAATATCCTGTGACTAATTAAGGTCCGGCTTCAAGCATTGAGGTCCGAGGATGAGCTAGAACCTGGAGTGTTTACTGATGGCACATTATGCCTATCTGAAAAGGTTAACAATGCACCTGTGTCATCCTGCTTGCTGCAGAAAGCTGGAGGTCACTTTGCTGTGTCTGCACACAATGCTGCACTTTTGCCTCATGTTATGCTGCAGGGGAACATCCAGAGGGATTGTATAAGCCGAGTCCCCTCTTTAAGGAATAGAAAGAAACATGCCTGAAAAGGAAATCGGGAGGGCTGGAAAATATGGCTTGACAGGCTACAGCCCGGGCACCATTGCTCCATGGAGATGTAGCTGAAAGAGTATTCATGTATTAGTAAAGGCCCTATGGTAAGTTAAAGCAGGCCTTTCAGCTACCTAGTTTATGGTGATTCTGGATGACCGGGCAGCAGAGTAAAACACAAACTTGCCAGCATTACAAGCCAGAATCATTGATTTTGGAACAGCTCCACCTGAAATCAGATAGCCTTGGGAGTTCACACAGCTTCCCTGGTGTTGAAGAATTTACAGTGCAAGTTTCTGGGCTTTCCATGGCACAATTTTAATCCCAGAGAGATCCGTTTGTAGCAATGGGGCATTCTGCAGGACCTCCTTCTGAGCATGTTAAAATAGCTGGTTGGGGAGAATTATTTGACTTCATATGGACAAGCCACACAATCAAAGGTCATGACCTCTCCTGGCAAGAGATCTTTGATAACAACAGCAGACAAGGGGCAGGAACTCCAGGTATTGTGGTTCATGAACTATGCTCCAGTAACAGGATGACCACGAGGCCTACTTCTTCCTCTCGCCAACATATGCGAGTAAATTTGAGGCTCATTGAAATCCTCAGGATTAGTCACACTTGCTAGAATTAGGCATAGAGCCATTGGGTGTTGTGTACATTTCCTCCCCAAACCTTTCACCTGCTCTGCAGCATCCACTGctaatcccccacccccagcccgaaTCAGGCTATAAAGTTAAACCAATGAACTTCAGCCATATAGAACCCCTTGCCATTTGAGTCCTTAGCCTTCTCCCTAAACTCTGCAGATGCATCTCTTGAGCGGCAACACTCCTCACCCGTCTAATCCAGGGCCCAGCACAGATCTGCCTAGGCCTCTCAGTCCTGACTTGCAACAGCCTTTGCAGAGCTGCTCCTGACCAGAGGGTCTTACATAGTGGTTTTGAGAAGCAGACAAAAGATCCATCAGGCACTAAAAGGTGGAACCAAGTAATTCGTTTTCACAGTTACCATggctacactgacgctttacagcgctgcaactttcgcactcaggggtgtgaaaaaacacccccctgagcgctgcaagatacagagctgtaaagcctcagtgtaaaaagtgctgcagcgctgggagcacggctcccagcgctgcacgctacacccgtagaggatgtggagtacgtgcagcgctgggagaactctctcccagcgctggcgctgcgaccacactcgcacttcaaagcgctgccgcagcagcgcttcaAAGTTTCAAgttagccataccctcagtggcATCCTCAGCCAGACAGTTTGTCCACCAGCCTGTGGCAAGGGTAGGACAAAACAGCTCAGGATTCAGTTACAAACCTcaagcagtgggctgagacccgaACGAAATGTCCCAGTGTGGTGCGCCCACGTTTTTACCGCGCCCGCGTCTCAGCAGTGGGCACGTCGATAATGCATAGGAACATCTAGCAAAGTGTCATGCCTCATCCTCGGGCCTCAATCAAGCTGAGCATCAGCAACAATTTGAATGGAAAGTAATCCTAAACTATCTGCTGAAAGGGAGAGAAGGGATTCCCATATAGTATTTCAGAGATCACACTTGATGAGACACTGCTGCAAGGGTTAAACCTGTTGCTATAGTATGTGACCTCCTATTCATCCTCCCTCGTGCGAAAGAGTTCACTGAAAAATCCCTGGAGCTTCTCCTTCTCATCCCTTGTTGAAGGGCGTAGGGGAGGAATGACTCCTAGCTGTTTAAGAGACACTCATATAATCAGTCTCCCCTGTGCCATAAGGGTTATGGCTAGAATCCACTCTGAGGGTTTCTTTTTACAGTTTGAGGTCAGAAGTGGCTCTCAGGCAAAGGACTCCCTCTGTCTGTTGGCAATATACTTGGAAGAACAAGAACTGCCGCAGACAGTATGTTAGCCAATAGGTTTGTAGCATATGACAAACCGAATCAGGCTATATACCCCTACAGGTTCTGATGACATCACATGGCACTGAACTtaccaggctgggggcaggatgcCAGGTTTCTGTGGCCAGGACATTcagaagtgactaatgatttttagGGGCCCAACTTGacacaccttaaaggggcctgatttccaggaAGTGCAAATCAGGCTCCTTGAAGGTGGGCACCCAAAGTTGCTAGTCACTTCTGAAGATTTTGACCCCAGATCTTAGCGCCTTATGCAGTTTCCTAaaataatgctttgcacttcATATTTTCCTTTTATGTTGTGTCTTCTATATTGCAACATCCCTGAGCACTGTACAGACAAGAGCACTAGACATGCAGCCACCCAGTATACAGCATAACCACAAGTGCAAGGCTTTTAACCAAGGAGATCACGACAAACCTTGGATCATATAAAATATCCCACAGGCTGGTTAGAGCCAAATGCTGCTAACTTGTGGAAGAGAAATCTCACAGGGCTTTCCAAACATTAAACTAATTAGCCCTCAGAACAGCTTTGTGAGGTAGCTTGTATTGTTCCCACATTACAgattaggaaactgaggcaaagagagggtCAGTGGCTAGCCCAAAACCACACAGTGAGTCAATATCAAAGCTTGGATTAGACTAGACTCtcctgctcccagtcctgtgctcacaGCATGTTTCTCTGATTTACTCTTGAGGGCTGTTTTAAGGTTGGGACATAAGACTTTTACTGAAGTGCAAGAAAATCCCCCCTAAACACAGTAATTCTAGCGCCAGTAGGAATTCAGTGTGCTCATGAGAACCAGAGTTGCCAGCCCAATTTGCTAAAGCAGGTCTCCAGAATGCAGCTTGGCCTTTGGGCTCACATCAGCATTTGTGGTCACTGGAGTCCGGGGTGTTTACTTTGCAAAAAATCAGGCTCTCAGCTGTGCTCAGCTACCTCTGGCATCATGTTCCTCTGACCCACTAATCAGCTTCTCATAATGGGCTTGAAAAATCCAACTGGAAGGGTCAGAACTCCAGCATTTGACATTAAACGTGCAGGTTGGGCAGGAACATTTTTGTTCATCTCCTCAATAGAAAGCACTCGCCTTTCCCTTGGAGTCCTGTGATTATGTTTAAACTTGCAATCAGAAAGACCGACTGcagctgctctcccctccccctcctgattTAGAGGGCACTGAACCACTTAGGCTTTGCTTTTGTGGTTACTGTGATGGCCTCCAAACCCTTGGGTGTGGGGTGTAGCACTTTTGTCTAACGGTGATAGCAGGTGATGAGGAGTCAGAACTTCTAggtgctttccccagctctgccactaacaTTTATCATTTGTATTTTGGTAGGTAGTGCCTGAGGCACCAACCAAAATTGTGCTAGGGACCTCACAGGCAGGAGGctctctgctctgaagagcttacaggctaaatagacaaaaggtgggaggggaagtgacttgtccaagctcAGCCATGAGGTCAGCTATGGAGTGGGGGAAACAGAACccgggtctcctgagtcccactctAGGGGCGCTAGCCACTGGACTGCACTCTCTCACTGCTTTAACTTGCTGTGATGttgggtcaggcatttagggccagattctcagaagCATCGAGCACTCCCAGACCCCACTAATATGAGTGGTCTctccaaggtgctgagcaactggggggggggggagggaaaaaaatcagaccatttacctctctgtgcttcaacatctgtaaaatggataaaACACACGGTAGGTGGGAAGGGGGCTACGGGGCTTATTAGCATTTGGAAAATGCGGTGAGCGCCTTGGAtttagaaatgcaaagtattatacgCAGATCCTCTATACGTTTGTCAATCCACAGACACAAAACCCAGCACGCAGGCAAACTTCCAGCTAACGGTGTAATATTTTAAATGCCAGCGTTGCTTCTTTTGCAATAAGTTTTGAGACGTTTTAGCAGACTTGGCATATGATATGGGGTGATAGGGGATGGCTGAATTTCTGCCAACTCTTTGGGAGTGATGCGGGGAGGGGgcaaaaggaggaggaggcagagcttcCCTTGAGTGACATTTCCCCAGTGGAAAGCCCCTCCTACTCCTAAGTTTGATCAGGACAGCAGAGCTGAGTCAGACTGCTCtgatgggggggggcagggggaagagaagggagggaaggggaggggaggctttTGTATGCAGAACAGACACACTTCACCTTTTAATTTGCCAGTGGGGCCATTTACCTCCCTGCACTCTCCAGCTGCCTAATTAAGAACAATCTTCCCAGCTGTAacatttctccccacccccccttgcAGAAAAGGCTGCTCTTTTGTAGCAGCCCGAGGATCACTGGAACAACTTGCCTCATTATTAttggtttggttgggtttttagCTGCACAGTCAAGTCTTGTGCTGTAAGAAAGTTGTCTTAGATTAAAGTGGAGGGACTGGGGAAGGGGTAGTGGGAGAGGCTGGGCCGTATTTAATGTAATTTGTATTAAAGTAGTGTCCGGAGCCCCCGGTCAGTATCAGAACCCCATTGTTCTGGATGCTGTCAAAGGCAATCCTTGCCcatgactagggccctaccaaattcctggCCGTGAAATCTGGTCTATTGTGTACTTTTACCCCATAGTCTACAGATTTCACGTGttaaaccagcatttctcaaataggaggtcctgacccaaaagggggttgcaaggttattgtaggggggtcgtggtattgccacctttacgtctttgctgccttcggagctgggtggccggagaggagttgctgttggccaggtgcccagctcttaaggcagcaccccgccaccagcagcgcagaagtaagggtggcaataccaagacccccctacaataaccttgcaaccccacCCTCCACAACACCcttttaggtcaggacccctacaattacaacactgtgaaatttcagatttaaatatatgaaatcatgaaatttatgattttttaaatcctatgactgtgaaattgagcaaaatggaccgtgaatgtGGAGGGCCCTACCCATGACTGGTATAGAGCAGGGGCAGACGGAGAGGACAGTGGCTTGTCCAGAATGTTGAACAATCATGTGTGGTTAGAGACTGAATGAAGATGGGAAGGTCCCTGCTAAACACAAGTATTTATTTCAGGACTTAGCGAGTGGCAGGGCCCTCTGAAAGCCATGAGACTGccatcctcctctccccaccactcAAGGCTGCTCCTCCTGTCCCATAGGATTGGGAGTCTGACTGCCAGCTTGGCAGCAGCCCTGCGTAGTTGGGAGACTTGGGTTTGATGACTCCTCTTACTTAAAACCAGCAGGGGCCAGGAAACTGGAGGCAGCTTATTTGTCCAAGAGGCAAGGGAATCAGTAAGAGGCTGAGTAAGGAGCAGCACAAGACCGGTTGCAATAAAGGGTTTTTAAGGGACAGGAGAAAAAAAGAGAACTGGGGTGGGTCTCATGGCTCTGATAGTGATATACAGGGCCCTCTGCAAAAGTTTAGAAACACCAGTATATTTGAGAGCACACCCAGTAGTTAAGTTGCAACCACACTGGTACCAAGCTTAGAGACTGAATTTCCAGTTCTGTTTGATACCAGTGCAGTGGTGCCCCCCAGCTCTAGGACTGGGCCTAGACATTTGCAACCAGAGGGGATGAGCTCTCATCACAGAGTATTACTGGGAGCACAAATACCCATAGGGGAGGATACAGGGGAGCTGCACTCAGAGCCACCCCCGCTCTCAGGCCGTACAATGAAAACCCAGCCCAGCGAGTCCCTGCGCTAACCAGTTTTCCGTGATTCCTTCTTGGTTGTGGCAGGTCGAGTTGGGAGCTCCCAGATCTGCAAGATGGCAAGATCCAGGCTATAAGCGACTCGGACGGCGTGAACTACCCCTGGTACGGCAACACCACAGAAACCTGCATGATCGTGGGGCCCACCAGGAAGGAATCCAAGTTCAACATCAGTATGAATGATAACTTCTACCCAAGTGTCACATGGGCGGTGCCTGTGAGCGAGAGCAACGTGGCAAAACTCACAAGCATCCACCGGGATCAAAGCTTCACCACCTGGTTGGTTGCCACCAACACGGCCACCAGCGAGATGGTGACCCTGCAGACTATCAAGTGGCGTATGAGGCTGGGCATAGATGTGAATCCCAGCAGACCCTTGGGGCAGCGTGCCACGCTGCGGCAACCCTTTGCTCAAGAGCAGCCCCAGGTCCTTAGCAAGAATGAGCCAATACCACCCAGTGCCCTTGTGAAACCCAATGCCAATGATGCTCAGGTACTCATGTGGAGGCCAAAGGATGGGCCACCACTAGTGGTGATCCCTTCAAAATATCGGTAATAGCAACCTGGCATCCCAGCACCAGAAGGGAAGAAAATAACCCTGCACTTAGATACTTTTAGAATCTAAGCAAAATTGAGATGCACTTTTTATTCATTCAACAGAAATGCAACCATTCTACCTTCTCCCATTGGGACGGATCTCACTGTGCTGAAGCTAAAGAGGAGACCTTGACCAGGGTCTGTCTCATCACCTGATTCCTAAGGGAGGAATCAGCGAACTAAACTTTATTTCTAGCCCTGTAACTTTCTTTTCTTCCTGACTCTAGTTATTGTTTGAACTTCAGTCTCATTAGCTCACCCAGATTGTCCAGAACAAAATAAGATTTTTATCGGGGATTTTATTATGtttggtgggaggaaagggattcttttttcctccccagaATGAAACTCAAGTTCCTGGAGCTAAATGCtgactatttatttattattatgggtttttttttaaatgataaaaggTTCTGAGTTGCAAACCTAAGTCATGCGGCCTTATGTAGACTTTGCTTTGCATTGCCAAACTTTTGCCTTAAAGCTATGTTTGAAAGAAAATGTAATCTCACCAAGCAGAATCTCTTTTCTACAGGATTTTAGGGAGGGTGAGGGGAAGCATTCTGGAGCAAGGGATAGATTGTCAGTGTATcaagggatgaggaggaaggaaTGATAATGGAAGAAACcagattaaaaagaaaaccttCCTGGGTTTTAAACATGGAACAAGAAAGCATGGAAATAAACCCAGCTCAAACCCAGTTGTTTTGCTGTCTGAGCAGAAATGGGACTAGTATTGCACACAGTTGCAACGCAAGTAACAAGTTTGTTAGAGAAACATCTGTGGACAAGAGCTGCCAGGCCCCTCACTGCTCAGTAGAAGGGGTCATCACAGCCTTGCATTGCTAAAGCCTTCTGAGCTGAGCCTCTTTTGGCATGAGAATACGGGACAATCCAGACAGTGGTGGGAATGACTGGAGATGTGGTACTCAAAAAGAAACACAAATCAGGGGAGTTAGTCATCTCCTCAGAGCAAGCAAGATGGAACTTTCTCCTTCCAAACAAGCCCACTATTATTTCCCCCTAGGGTATCGTGACTGGTGGGTCACACACAAGCTGTAATATATTTGGGGTCAAATTCTGCCATCGGTTACTCCTATGAAACCCCAATGAATTCATAACAGGTGGAGTGAGAGGAGCAAGATACAGCGGGACCCATCTAAAATCACTGGGGCTGCATGGGTGTAAACGAGGGCAGCTGTTGTCCACTAGAATCTCTGACTCAGGAAGAATTATACCTGTGAAAATAATATGCACCCTTCCTATTAACagtgaaaacaaaaaaagtctgCTCACCTGGGCTGATGGAGAAGCAGCCTCATGGTCCCACTGGATTCAGATGGCTTTCAGTGATAAGGGTTGTAGATGATGACATAGCTGTAGAGATATGGTGGAAGCATACATGTGTAAGCAAGCAATCCCTAAGAAGATGAAAATAATGCAAAATCTGCATCCTGCGGGGAGGATGCTCTGGGAAGTCATGTCTGTTTGGAACATAAGTCAGGGCCCTAAGAAATCATTTGGTAGATCTCCTGGGTGGCCTCAGAGACACCACCAGTATTTCTCCAAAGACAGGAAGCATAAAAAGGAGGCAGCTTGACTGAGACTTGTGGCTGAGGGGAGTTTAGAAATGGAGGAACTTGTATGGTGGAGGCACCGTGGGCTGGaggacagggcaggggctgggaggagacCACCTACCTTCTGTTTTCAGCTCTTCTTGTTTGGCCTCAGGCAAGTCTCTTTGCCTCTCCACtgcacctgtaaaatgaggatagtgaCACTTCCTCTTACTGAGGAATTGCTTAGGGACTAGGAGTGCTCACAGGTTCTGCacctggctggtccctgctcaGCCAGGTCTCACCGGGACTCCCATCTGGATCTGCCATTTCCCACGCTATGCTCCAAGCAGCTctgtctctcccccacactcATCGGCTAGCTGCTAGCATTGCAGCCAGCCTCCAGGCACATTCTTTAAAGAGTTCACCCGCAACACAGCCTTACGATATACCAGGACCCTCCCTACTTTGTATCCAACCCCTTTATTTTGGCAGCATGCTCAAATACAACCCTCCCGCTCAGGGACCAGAAGCCTCAATGCCTGCTTCCAAGCCCCAGCATCCCACATGACAGCACCAGACTCAGAGTTGATTCCCAACAGCAGCAGTGTTCATGGGCATTCTGGGAGAGACTGCTCCAGATGGGATTGTCCACAGATGCCTGCACTCTTCCCAACAGGCAGATATTTGACTCAGGGAGCCAGTCATTCTATGCAGTTTGCCAACGAACGGCCGAAGAAAGCTTAAACCCATGCCCTAGATCTAGAGAGGATGATGAATCAAGCTTGTGAGACCTTGTGGTGTGCATGGTGACTGCCTCCATCATTCTTAAGTTCCCCTTTCTTATGTCTAATTAGCTCCCAGCTATAGCTTGACTTGTACAGACCCTTGAGACTTATCCATATCCTCTCCCAGGCAATACCATGCAATAGTGAATCACTGAATACGGCAAAACCTCTTCCTGCTGTGTCCGGACTGGTGATAGTTGGATGGGCCCAAGTGGTGAAGCTTGCATCCATTTCTCAGCAGCCCCAAAGTTTAAT is part of the Gopherus flavomarginatus isolate rGopFla2 chromosome 17, rGopFla2.mat.asm, whole genome shotgun sequence genome and harbors:
- the FAM78A gene encoding protein FAM78A isoform X2 codes for the protein MSSWELPDLQDGKIQAISDSDGVNYPWYGNTTETCMIVGPTRKESKFNISMNDNFYPSVTWAVPVSESNVAKLTSIHRDQSFTTWLVATNTATSEMVTLQTIKWRMRLGIDVNPSRPLGQRATLRQPFAQEQPQVLSKNEPIPPSALVKPNANDAQVLMWRPKDGPPLVVIPSKYR
- the FAM78A gene encoding protein FAM78A isoform X1, whose translation is MPNLPQDCWSVLGIALVLYAMGCIQSISCKSKVFRESISVIEVKASIDPVPTSIDESSSVVLRYRTPHFRASAQVLVPPIPKKETWIVGWIQACSHMEFYNHYGEQGMSSWELPDLQDGKIQAISDSDGVNYPWYGNTTETCMIVGPTRKESKFNISMNDNFYPSVTWAVPVSESNVAKLTSIHRDQSFTTWLVATNTATSEMVTLQTIKWRMRLGIDVNPSRPLGQRATLRQPFAQEQPQVLSKNEPIPPSALVKPNANDAQVLMWRPKDGPPLVVIPSKYR